From the Maioricimonas rarisocia genome, one window contains:
- a CDS encoding THUMP domain-containing class I SAM-dependent RNA methyltransferase, with protein sequence MPADHNLSLIATTAFGLEKVVARELQHLGYGQQQIENGRVRFAGDAAAICRANLWLRSADRVLVEVGEFPCTDFGELFDRTTALPWEQWFSAEALFPVRGRSVRSTLASVPDCQKLVKKAIATRLQKIYDQDWCPETGAEYGVEIAMVNDQALLTIDTSGAGLHKRGYRTLVGAAPLRETLAAALVQLSYWNRERPFADPCCGSGTIPIEAALIGRNIAPGLNRSFAAESWSQIPATLWDEARTEARDLIMPPLPIRMIATDIDARALGLARPHAEAAGVADDIHFQARPLSELSSSRPYGCLITNPPYGERLGDHDMLLALYQDMQRVFAELDSWSIYVLTADSQFERAIERKADRRRKLYNARIACTYYQFYGPKPPRRQTPDSSSPAAGDESEPES encoded by the coding sequence ATGCCTGCTGATCACAATCTGTCCCTCATCGCCACCACGGCCTTCGGCCTTGAGAAAGTGGTCGCACGCGAACTGCAGCACCTCGGTTACGGGCAGCAGCAGATCGAGAATGGTCGGGTCCGTTTCGCCGGTGATGCGGCGGCGATCTGTCGCGCCAATCTCTGGCTTCGCTCGGCCGATCGTGTGCTGGTGGAGGTTGGTGAGTTTCCCTGCACCGACTTCGGCGAGCTGTTCGACCGCACGACCGCGCTCCCCTGGGAGCAATGGTTTTCGGCGGAGGCGCTGTTTCCGGTTCGTGGCCGCTCGGTCCGCTCGACACTCGCCAGCGTGCCCGACTGCCAGAAGCTCGTCAAAAAGGCGATCGCCACCAGGCTGCAGAAGATCTACGACCAGGACTGGTGTCCGGAAACCGGAGCCGAGTACGGGGTCGAGATCGCCATGGTCAACGACCAGGCACTGCTGACGATCGATACCAGCGGGGCCGGACTCCACAAACGGGGCTACCGGACGCTCGTCGGTGCCGCCCCCCTGCGCGAGACACTCGCTGCCGCTCTGGTCCAGCTGAGCTACTGGAACCGGGAGCGTCCGTTCGCCGATCCCTGCTGCGGCAGCGGAACGATTCCCATTGAGGCGGCGCTGATCGGTCGCAACATCGCGCCCGGGCTGAACCGTTCGTTCGCCGCGGAGAGCTGGTCGCAGATTCCAGCCACCTTGTGGGATGAAGCCCGAACGGAAGCGCGTGATCTCATCATGCCACCGCTTCCGATCCGGATGATCGCCACCGACATCGACGCTCGGGCGCTGGGGCTGGCACGACCTCATGCCGAAGCGGCCGGAGTCGCAGACGACATTCACTTTCAGGCCAGGCCGCTGTCCGAGCTTTCCAGCAGTCGCCCCTACGGCTGTCTGATCACGAATCCACCGTACGGCGAACGACTCGGCGATCACGACATGCTGCTGGCCCTGTACCAGGACATGCAGCGGGTTTTCGCAGAGTTGGATTCGTGGTCGATCTATGTGCTCACCGCCGACTCGCAGTTCGAGCGTGCCATTGAGCGAAAGGCAGACCGTCGCCGCAAGCTGTACAACGCCCGGATCGCGTGCACGTACTACCAGTTTTACGGTCCGAAGCCGCCGCGACGGCAGACCCCCGACTCGTCATCACCCGCCGCCGGGGACGAGTCCGAGCCAGAATCGTAG
- a CDS encoding aldo/keto reductase: protein MKRRSLGQTGLELPILSFGASSLGGEFRQVKLDEALQAVHVALECGMNYIDTSPYYGRGMSEVMLGVALRDVPRDSYILSTKLGRYAPQHFDFSAKRVEESIDVSLERMGVDYIDMVFCHDIEFVDMQQIIDETLPALRKQQEQGKVRFVGVSGYPMKMFRYVLDRTDLDVVLSYNHYTLQNTMFGDLVPYLKEKNVGIINAAPFSARLLTGAPLPEWHKATPEVREVCARAAERCKEAGSDLAKLALQFSVANEEMTTCVTGSANPNRVRQWAEWIEEPIDEQLLADVQKILEPIHNWFYVEGRPENNDDA from the coding sequence ATGAAACGTCGCTCGCTTGGCCAGACCGGCCTGGAACTGCCGATTCTTTCCTTTGGTGCCTCCTCCCTCGGAGGCGAGTTCCGTCAGGTCAAACTGGATGAAGCCCTCCAGGCGGTTCATGTCGCGCTCGAATGCGGCATGAATTACATCGACACGTCTCCCTATTACGGCCGGGGCATGAGCGAGGTCATGCTGGGCGTCGCCCTCCGGGATGTGCCTCGGGACTCGTACATCCTCAGCACCAAGCTGGGCCGGTACGCACCGCAGCATTTCGACTTCTCGGCCAAACGTGTCGAAGAGAGCATCGACGTCAGCCTCGAACGGATGGGGGTCGACTACATCGACATGGTCTTCTGCCACGACATCGAATTCGTCGACATGCAGCAGATCATCGACGAGACGTTGCCGGCCCTCCGCAAGCAGCAGGAGCAGGGGAAGGTCCGCTTCGTCGGCGTGAGCGGTTATCCGATGAAGATGTTCCGCTACGTGCTGGACCGGACCGACCTGGATGTCGTGCTCTCGTACAATCACTACACGCTCCAGAACACGATGTTCGGCGACCTGGTCCCATACCTGAAGGAAAAGAACGTCGGCATCATCAACGCCGCACCGTTCTCGGCCCGCCTGCTGACGGGGGCACCGCTGCCGGAGTGGCACAAAGCGACCCCGGAAGTGCGGGAAGTCTGCGCCCGCGCCGCCGAGCGCTGCAAGGAAGCCGGGTCGGATCTGGCCAAGCTGGCTCTGCAGTTCTCGGTCGCCAACGAAGAGATGACGACCTGTGTGACGGGAAGTGCCAACCCGAACCGCGTTCGCCAATGGGCCGAATGGATCGAAGAGCCGATCGACGAACAGTTGCTGGCCGATGTTCAGAAGATCCTCGAACCGATCCACAACTGGTTCTACGTCGAAGGTCGTCCCGAAAATAACGACGACGCCTGA
- a CDS encoding RbsD/FucU family protein, with protein MLKQTLIHPEINLLLGRAGHHSKVLIADGNYPAYNTLGPNAELISLNLMPGVVNCTDVLKALTAAIPIEAANTMGIPADDPYAGQGDPPIWNEYRQILKHADVDVELEPIEKWDFYEAVAGPHHVLTIQTAEQALWANLLLTIGVRQPGT; from the coding sequence GTGCTGAAGCAGACGCTCATCCATCCCGAAATCAACCTTCTCCTCGGCCGGGCCGGTCATCACTCGAAGGTCCTCATCGCGGATGGCAATTACCCCGCGTACAATACGCTTGGCCCAAACGCCGAGCTGATCTCCCTGAACCTGATGCCGGGTGTGGTCAACTGCACCGACGTTCTGAAGGCACTGACCGCGGCCATCCCCATCGAGGCCGCCAATACGATGGGGATTCCAGCCGACGACCCGTATGCGGGGCAGGGTGATCCGCCAATCTGGAACGAGTACCGACAGATCCTCAAGCACGCCGACGTTGACGTGGAACTCGAACCGATTGAGAAGTGGGACTTCTACGAGGCGGTGGCCGGTCCGCATCATGTGTTGACGATCCAGACGGCCGAGCAGGCCCTGTGGGCCAACCTGCTGCTGACCATCGGCGTCCGCCAGCCGGGCACCTGA
- a CDS encoding Ntn hydrolase family protein, which produces MSIAICAIVNDGIVLGSDSAATTHLEDGSLQAYGRCQKVFSLHEKTPLGAIVIGLSDIAGHSVSNLMYELSERLQGRRRDHRTWRIDPESVTVEEVAERLKQLLFDETYRPAIEEMESDHPLICYIAGYSKHSQQPEFIEYGFQKDEVIGPTIARPKNTARITYGGTYEGALRLDFGFSPQLSAALTELGIVKEDEIQDVMQKVQERVRQPMLFPGTPLAEAARVVNFLVETQIQFSEFTPDPDLVGGAVQLATISPRSGFRWLHHPEENHPD; this is translated from the coding sequence ATGTCCATCGCCATTTGTGCCATTGTGAATGACGGCATCGTTCTCGGATCGGACAGTGCCGCAACGACACACCTCGAAGATGGATCGCTGCAGGCGTACGGCCGATGCCAGAAAGTCTTTTCGCTTCACGAGAAGACTCCCCTGGGGGCGATCGTCATCGGCCTCTCGGACATCGCTGGCCACTCGGTTTCGAACCTCATGTACGAATTGAGCGAGCGGCTTCAGGGACGTCGCCGCGACCACCGTACCTGGCGGATCGATCCCGAGAGCGTCACGGTCGAAGAGGTCGCCGAGCGGCTCAAGCAGTTGCTGTTCGACGAAACGTATCGGCCGGCCATTGAGGAAATGGAGTCCGACCATCCGCTGATCTGCTACATCGCCGGCTACTCGAAGCACTCGCAGCAGCCGGAATTCATCGAGTACGGTTTTCAGAAAGACGAGGTCATCGGCCCCACGATTGCCCGGCCGAAGAACACTGCCCGCATCACGTACGGCGGAACCTACGAAGGGGCACTGCGGCTGGACTTCGGGTTCAGTCCGCAACTTTCGGCAGCCCTGACGGAACTGGGAATCGTCAAGGAAGACGAGATCCAGGACGTGATGCAGAAAGTCCAGGAACGCGTTCGCCAGCCGATGCTGTTCCCCGGCACGCCGCTGGCCGAAGCCGCCCGCGTGGTCAACTTCCTCGTCGAAACGCAGATCCAGTTCTCCGAGTTCACTCCCGACCCGGACCTGGTCGGCGGAGCGGTGCAGCTTGCGACCATTTCACCGCGCAGCGGGTTCCGCTGGCTGCATCATCCGGAAGAGAATCACCCTGACTGA
- a CDS encoding acyl-CoA dehydrogenase family protein: protein MIGKTMHRDRQDAPAATGPGPGADVPANSGQGDKMDAFLSSPPPFVGPRFDRLLQQLSESSHALEGTDAWPGKQFDELADAGVLQWSIPEEYGGLTLSPEQLMYGYERMATSCLTTTFVLTQRIGACQRIASSENDEVRQELLPALATGDLFATVGISHLTTSRQHLKQPAVRAEHADGKWILSGTVPWVTGGNRADVIVTGGTCEDGNQLLIALPTDLPGVTCQAPPKLLALNASQTGSVELDRVEVDERNLLAGPVEGVMNRGQGGGAGSVTTSALAVGLTGRAVEELQKEASRRDDLVETVDSLERERDQLRTDLYAVARGDAVGMFAGEIRQRANSLVLRATQAYLAASKGAGFVAGHPAERSVREAMFFLVWSCPQPVLQAALREFACSLDE, encoded by the coding sequence ATGATTGGAAAGACGATGCATCGGGACCGGCAGGATGCGCCCGCCGCGACCGGCCCCGGCCCCGGTGCCGATGTGCCTGCGAATTCTGGTCAAGGCGACAAGATGGATGCGTTTCTGAGTAGTCCCCCACCTTTCGTGGGTCCCCGTTTCGACCGGCTCCTGCAGCAACTGTCGGAGTCCTCCCATGCTCTGGAAGGAACGGATGCGTGGCCCGGCAAGCAGTTCGACGAACTTGCGGACGCGGGCGTCCTGCAGTGGTCGATCCCGGAAGAGTACGGTGGATTGACGCTCTCTCCGGAACAGCTGATGTACGGCTACGAGCGGATGGCGACGAGCTGTCTGACGACGACGTTTGTCCTCACGCAACGCATCGGAGCCTGCCAGCGCATCGCCAGTAGCGAGAATGACGAAGTCCGCCAGGAACTGCTGCCGGCGCTGGCGACGGGCGACCTGTTCGCAACGGTGGGGATCTCACATCTGACGACGTCGCGTCAGCACCTCAAGCAGCCGGCTGTGCGTGCAGAACATGCGGACGGGAAGTGGATCCTCTCGGGAACCGTCCCGTGGGTGACCGGAGGCAATCGGGCCGACGTGATCGTAACTGGCGGAACGTGCGAGGACGGCAATCAGTTGTTGATCGCCCTGCCGACCGATCTGCCGGGCGTAACGTGTCAGGCGCCGCCAAAGCTGCTCGCGCTCAATGCGTCGCAGACCGGTTCGGTCGAACTGGACCGGGTTGAGGTGGACGAACGGAACCTGCTGGCCGGTCCGGTAGAAGGTGTGATGAACCGCGGTCAGGGGGGCGGCGCCGGTTCGGTGACGACGTCGGCACTGGCGGTCGGCCTCACCGGCCGCGCCGTCGAAGAGCTGCAGAAGGAAGCGTCCCGCCGCGACGATTTGGTCGAGACCGTCGATTCGCTCGAAAGAGAGCGGGACCAGCTCCGGACGGACCTGTACGCGGTGGCCCGCGGCGACGCGGTCGGAATGTTTGCCGGCGAGATCCGTCAGCGAGCCAACTCGCTGGTATTGCGGGCGACGCAGGCGTACCTGGCGGCGTCGAAGGGAGCCGGATTTGTTGCCGGACACCCGGCGGAGCGGTCGGTGCGGGAGGCGATGTTCTTCCTGGTCTGGTCCTGTCCGCAGCCGGTGCTGCAGGCAGCGCTCAGGGAATTCGCGTGTTCCCTGGACGAATGA
- a CDS encoding tetratricopeptide repeat protein encodes MTEARSSDEILKQARACLKRRELQQAAGLFREAIALDSRCIAAHEGMATTAFMLQDYDLAAEHFRQINRLDARQAQPLINLGAVYNRKKDYNAAVKTLRQALTKDRRCAEAYYNLGIAYRGQNQLSMAVSAYKEAIRLSPEMAEAYQNLANAYLEMGNTQQAILHYERALKIRPDFERARRGLERAMTAADSAKQAISPFGRLVDMDEVERRTARAESRALSPQERYEDRSTVHKLAKEAEMSAATLLKQLRSELEQRLLRLTHAISHDEDRNLLHRDHLEFIEAREHFDHLVRLLRDKVDQLREHESQISA; translated from the coding sequence ATGACGGAAGCACGCAGCTCGGACGAAATCCTCAAGCAGGCCCGCGCCTGCCTCAAACGCCGCGAACTCCAGCAGGCGGCGGGGCTTTTCCGCGAGGCAATCGCGCTCGACAGCCGCTGTATCGCAGCCCACGAAGGAATGGCAACGACCGCCTTCATGCTGCAGGATTACGACCTCGCTGCCGAGCACTTCCGGCAGATCAACCGGCTCGATGCCCGCCAGGCGCAGCCGCTCATCAATCTGGGAGCGGTCTACAACCGGAAGAAGGATTACAACGCCGCCGTCAAGACGCTCCGCCAGGCCCTCACCAAAGACCGTCGTTGTGCCGAGGCCTACTACAACCTCGGCATTGCCTATCGCGGCCAGAACCAGTTGAGCATGGCGGTTTCGGCCTACAAGGAAGCCATCCGCCTCTCCCCCGAGATGGCCGAGGCGTACCAGAATCTGGCCAATGCGTATCTGGAGATGGGGAACACTCAGCAGGCGATCCTGCATTACGAACGGGCCCTGAAGATCCGCCCCGACTTCGAACGGGCACGCCGGGGTCTGGAACGCGCCATGACCGCCGCAGACTCTGCCAAACAGGCGATCAGCCCGTTCGGCCGTCTCGTCGACATGGACGAAGTCGAACGTCGCACCGCCCGGGCCGAATCACGGGCCCTCTCTCCCCAGGAACGCTACGAAGACCGCTCGACCGTTCACAAGCTGGCGAAAGAGGCGGAGATGTCTGCGGCAACGCTGCTGAAGCAGTTGAGGAGCGAACTCGAGCAGCGCCTGCTCCGTCTCACACACGCGATTTCCCACGACGAGGACCGCAACCTGCTTCATCGCGATCACCTCGAATTCATCGAAGCTCGCGAGCACTTCGATCACCTCGTCCGTCTGTTGCGGGACAAGGTGGACCAGCTGCGTGAACACGAATCGCAGATTTCCGCCTGA
- a CDS encoding MGMT family protein: protein MASTRAAEVAEVLWELKRAGKVATYTAIARRAGFSAGANGRAMKACLKTIRRDWPHLQWWRAISDDKTVKAGGEQEGHLKEIGIEPSGDPQDGRASLIVEDEAVMNWEAAEETEAAELG from the coding sequence ATGGCATCCACCCGGGCAGCAGAGGTCGCGGAGGTACTCTGGGAACTCAAGCGCGCGGGTAAGGTTGCGACCTACACAGCGATTGCGCGGCGTGCCGGCTTCAGTGCCGGTGCGAACGGTCGAGCCATGAAAGCGTGTTTGAAAACCATTCGTCGCGACTGGCCCCACCTGCAGTGGTGGCGTGCGATCAGCGACGACAAGACCGTCAAGGCCGGCGGCGAGCAGGAAGGCCACCTGAAGGAAATCGGTATCGAGCCTTCGGGCGATCCTCAGGACGGTCGCGCCTCCCTGATCGTGGAGGACGAGGCTGTCATGAACTGGGAAGCTGCCGAAGAGACCGAAGCCGCCGAACTCGGCTGA
- the dcd gene encoding dCTP deaminase, with product MILTGDEIQTRLGSDIVIDPFDESQLNPNSYNLRLHDELLVYEEIVLDMRRPNRSRRYRIPPEGIVLSPNQLYLGRTVERTESHNVVPMLEGRSSVGRLGLFVHVTAGFGDVGFCGYWTLEMFAVQPVRIYAGIEICQIFYHTVEGNIREYCSDKYQNNHDIQPSLLYREFRSEADERQMRFGFGQEPPDSGD from the coding sequence ATGATTCTCACCGGCGACGAGATCCAGACGCGACTTGGTTCGGACATCGTGATCGATCCGTTCGATGAGTCGCAGCTGAATCCCAACAGTTACAACCTGCGTCTGCATGATGAACTGCTCGTCTACGAAGAGATCGTGCTCGATATGCGCAGGCCCAACCGGTCCCGCCGGTACAGGATCCCGCCTGAAGGAATCGTCCTCAGTCCGAATCAGCTCTACCTGGGGCGGACGGTCGAGCGGACCGAGAGTCACAATGTGGTTCCAATGCTCGAAGGACGCTCTTCGGTCGGTCGGCTGGGACTGTTTGTCCACGTGACGGCCGGCTTCGGTGACGTCGGATTCTGTGGCTACTGGACGCTGGAGATGTTTGCCGTTCAGCCGGTGAGGATCTACGCAGGCATCGAGATCTGCCAGATCTTCTATCACACGGTGGAAGGGAACATTCGCGAGTACTGCAGCGACAAGTACCAGAACAATCACGACATTCAGCCGAGCCTCCTGTACCGCGAGTTCCGCAGCGAAGCCGACGAAAGGCAGATGCGGTTCGGTTTCGGTCAGGAACCACCCGATTCAGGAGACTGA
- a CDS encoding TAXI family TRAP transporter solute-binding subunit: protein MRRSTRNRLVKALIVVLVVGLPVIASWIYRGWTTPPDELVIAGGPAGGQYDLVARELARSVASELETQVRVIETEGSLENLQLLEAGEVDFAMFQQNALAIPSDAGDVSALQDHSRAAFVANLYSEVTHVIAREGVSLATPEDWRGKRIAVGRPGSGDHSMTQILLEHLGLGPDEFTPVNASYNGIVEGIEAGEIDVAILTAGLRAPVLRRLLAPPEGPSTCELVGIPFVEAFTTKYMALSSHTIPRGLYATPRRIEPSHPLETVSVRAQFITRVDVPTTVVEAVTRIVHDADFQRRASLAELHNGGERFSRQPAQFSLHPGALHIYEPGLKPLLNSDFVEATEGIRSFVVSMLISFYLLFRWWRDHLRRKTEHKLDRYIHQALDIERRQLDYDVSPGRNDTAVLQRLLDQVTRLRQAALAEFDAHELNEDRAIDCFLEMCHALSDKINAKLTRQRLELGLRTLAETQRTQNSATGHSGLEAVPPDTQSPESGGS from the coding sequence CCCCGCCGGGGGGCAGTATGATCTGGTGGCACGCGAACTGGCCCGGTCGGTCGCCAGCGAGCTGGAGACGCAGGTCCGCGTGATCGAGACGGAAGGTTCCCTGGAGAATCTGCAGTTGCTGGAAGCGGGCGAGGTCGACTTCGCGATGTTCCAGCAGAACGCACTCGCCATTCCGTCGGACGCAGGCGACGTCTCGGCGCTCCAGGACCATTCCCGGGCCGCATTCGTTGCCAACCTGTACTCCGAAGTCACCCACGTCATTGCCCGCGAAGGAGTGTCGCTGGCGACGCCGGAGGACTGGCGGGGCAAGCGGATCGCCGTCGGCCGTCCCGGCTCGGGTGACCACTCGATGACGCAGATTCTTCTCGAGCATCTCGGTCTGGGACCGGACGAGTTCACTCCGGTCAACGCGTCGTACAACGGAATCGTCGAGGGAATCGAGGCCGGCGAGATCGATGTCGCGATCCTGACGGCCGGCCTGCGGGCCCCGGTGCTTCGCCGTCTGCTGGCTCCGCCCGAAGGACCGTCTACCTGCGAACTGGTGGGCATTCCGTTCGTCGAAGCGTTCACAACGAAGTACATGGCGCTGAGCAGCCACACCATTCCCCGGGGTCTGTATGCCACGCCTCGTCGCATCGAGCCGTCGCATCCGCTCGAAACCGTGTCGGTGCGGGCGCAGTTCATCACCCGCGTCGATGTACCGACGACTGTGGTCGAAGCCGTCACGCGAATCGTGCACGATGCCGACTTCCAGCGGCGGGCTTCCCTGGCCGAACTGCACAACGGCGGGGAACGTTTCTCACGACAGCCGGCGCAGTTCTCACTGCATCCGGGGGCGCTGCACATTTACGAGCCGGGGCTCAAGCCGCTGCTCAACAGCGACTTCGTCGAGGCGACCGAGGGGATTCGCTCGTTCGTGGTCTCGATGCTGATTTCCTTCTACCTGCTGTTTCGCTGGTGGAGGGATCATCTGCGGCGGAAGACCGAGCACAAACTGGATCGCTATATCCACCAGGCCCTCGATATCGAGCGGCGCCAACTCGACTATGACGTCTCTCCCGGGCGCAACGACACCGCGGTGCTGCAGCGGCTGCTCGACCAGGTGACGCGGCTGCGTCAGGCAGCGCTGGCCGAATTCGATGCGCACGAGCTGAACGAAGATCGGGCCATCGACTGCTTCCTCGAGATGTGCCACGCCCTTTCGGACAAGATCAACGCGAAGCTGACCCGGCAGCGGCTCGAACTGGGACTGCGCACCCTTGCGGAGACGCAACGGACCCAGAATTCAGCCACCGGGCATTCGGGGCTGGAAGCCGTCCCGCCCGACACTCAGTCTCCTGAATCGGGTGGTTCCTGA